Proteins co-encoded in one Leptolyngbya boryana PCC 6306 genomic window:
- a CDS encoding C39 family peptidase, translating into MKLKILQNTILKQSTASSSQLPDTKKVSVPAGQTFELHSWKPVDPKHLKIAILEQAIGNPASNEWYVFVEHAQLIDNQGTLIPIQIETPKPQPERVKLPTRKTLNVLYKSQIDNELNPMGACNVTCYAMAMVYWQRKGQSDSFVQLEDELYQYMEDHNLSRHEPLDLIKLGEAYRLKVDYTSRGSLYDIRKAIAEGKPCIVHGYFTSFGHIIVIRGYDETGFWVNDPYGEWTESGYRNDLSGENLHYSNELIQSKCSPEGEDFIWLHRISKA; encoded by the coding sequence ATGAAACTCAAAATTCTACAGAATACAATTCTTAAGCAATCCACTGCAAGTTCTAGTCAACTCCCCGACACTAAGAAAGTTTCTGTCCCCGCAGGTCAAACCTTTGAACTGCATTCTTGGAAGCCAGTCGATCCGAAACATTTAAAGATTGCGATTTTGGAACAAGCGATCGGCAACCCTGCTAGTAACGAATGGTATGTATTTGTCGAACACGCGCAACTGATTGATAATCAGGGGACGCTCATTCCGATTCAAATTGAAACGCCCAAGCCTCAGCCAGAGCGAGTAAAACTGCCGACGCGGAAAACGTTGAATGTGCTGTACAAAAGTCAGATTGACAATGAGCTAAACCCGATGGGAGCTTGCAATGTGACCTGTTATGCGATGGCAATGGTATACTGGCAGCGAAAAGGACAGAGCGACAGTTTTGTACAGCTCGAAGACGAACTGTATCAGTACATGGAAGATCACAATCTATCGCGTCATGAGCCGTTAGATTTGATCAAACTGGGTGAAGCGTATAGGCTGAAAGTTGATTATACCAGTCGCGGCAGCTTGTACGATATTCGTAAAGCGATCGCGGAAGGTAAACCTTGCATCGTTCATGGCTATTTCACGAGTTTCGGTCACATTATTGTGATTCGGGGCTATGACGAAACCGGATTTTGGGTAAATGACCCCTATGGAGAATGGACAGAATCGGGATATCGCAACGATCTCAGTGGAGAAAACTTGCACTACTCAAACGAGTTGATTCAGTCGAAATGTTCTCCAGAAGGCGAAGATTTTATCTGGTTGCATCGAATTTCAAAAGCCTGA
- a CDS encoding C39 family peptidase, with protein sequence MKLKVLQNTFFKQSTANSAQLPAQSKGAVAAGTEFEIHSWKAIEKNHLRIALLDEFLGNPPQNTWTVYTPHVQLINSRGTIVTPQTANQLPRIPDLGLGLPKTKLLNVPYHTQLNNALNPMGACNVTCYAMVMRYFKIPKRTNAVQFEDELYRYLESRNLSRHDPGDLAEMGREYGLNVDLTLRGSLMDIRRAIAQGKPCIVHGYLTSFGHIIVVRGYDQKGFFVNDPFGEWFESGYRNDLSGENLHYSNQLIQSKCSSEGSNYLWLHRISKA encoded by the coding sequence ATGAAACTCAAAGTTCTCCAAAACACCTTCTTTAAGCAATCGACCGCAAATTCGGCTCAACTTCCAGCCCAATCGAAAGGTGCTGTCGCAGCCGGAACTGAGTTTGAAATTCATTCTTGGAAAGCGATCGAGAAAAATCATCTTCGGATTGCGCTTCTGGATGAATTTCTAGGAAATCCGCCTCAAAATACTTGGACAGTATACACACCGCACGTCCAGCTTATAAATTCACGCGGCACGATTGTTACACCCCAGACAGCAAACCAGCTTCCTAGAATTCCAGATTTAGGACTTGGACTACCGAAAACAAAGTTATTGAATGTGCCTTATCACACTCAGCTTAACAATGCACTCAATCCAATGGGAGCTTGTAACGTCACTTGTTATGCGATGGTGATGCGTTATTTTAAGATTCCAAAGCGTACCAATGCGGTGCAATTTGAAGATGAACTGTATCGTTACTTAGAAAGCCGTAATCTTTCACGTCATGATCCAGGAGATTTAGCGGAAATGGGGCGTGAGTATGGATTGAATGTCGATCTCACGCTGCGGGGTAGTTTGATGGACATTCGACGAGCGATCGCGCAAGGAAAGCCTTGCATCGTTCACGGCTACCTCACCAGTTTCGGTCACATTATTGTGGTGCGGGGCTATGACCAAAAAGGCTTCTTTGTGAATGACCCATTTGGGGAATGGTTTGAATCGGGCTATCGCAACGATTTATCGGGCGAAAACTTGCACTACTCGAATCAATTGATTCAATCGAAATGCTCATCGGAAGGATCGAACTACCTCTGGCTACATCGAATTTCAAAAGCGTAA
- a CDS encoding DUF2808 domain-containing protein: MKRFLSVATATIVLLAFGTAAQASSNAKVPHLAGSSSDLNNAKFQPGNYSLKVHVMGQEVSALMVEAQDSVRLSKNIQVFDQFNKPIAATVSMNGQMATITFAQPVKPDTSLRVELRNVQNPNALPTAFFSVSSQVVGLGSEIALGTTQVTTRYGRI, from the coding sequence ATGAAACGGTTTCTTTCAGTTGCAACCGCCACGATCGTCCTGCTTGCTTTTGGTACTGCCGCTCAAGCTTCTAGCAATGCGAAAGTTCCTCATCTTGCGGGCAGCTCTTCTGATCTCAACAATGCTAAGTTTCAACCTGGAAACTACTCGCTGAAAGTTCATGTGATGGGACAAGAAGTTTCAGCTTTGATGGTTGAAGCACAAGACTCTGTTCGACTCAGCAAAAACATTCAAGTCTTTGACCAATTCAACAAGCCCATCGCTGCAACTGTTTCTATGAATGGACAAATGGCAACGATCACATTTGCTCAACCCGTTAAACCCGATACGAGTCTCAGAGTTGAATTGCGAAATGTTCAAAACCCCAATGCACTGCCGACGGCTTTCTTTTCAGTCAGTAGTCAGGTGGTTGGACTCGGTTCTGAAATCGCTTTAGGAACCACCCAAGTCACAACGCGCTATGGTCGCATCTAA
- a CDS encoding cation diffusion facilitator family transporter encodes MSHNHSHSVTSYNRAFMISVALNTTFVIIEAVYGIIANSLALLADAGHNLSDVLGLLLAWGASLLAQRQPSTRYTFGLRRSSILAAFANAVFLFIVSGGVGWEAIQRFRDPAPVEGDTVIIVAAIGIAINTISALMFLSGRERDLNIRGAFLHLAADAGVSLGVVLAGIAIVLTGQQRFDPATSLIVTIVIVVSTWQLFRDALSLMTDAVPAGIEPLAVRTYLLERPGVTGVHDLHIWAMSTTETALMAHLVIPNGHPGDAFLAEIYHDLHENFSIEHATIQIELGDSGQPCALAPENVV; translated from the coding sequence ATGTCACACAACCACTCTCACAGCGTCACGAGCTACAATCGCGCTTTCATGATCAGTGTTGCCTTAAACACTACCTTTGTCATCATTGAAGCTGTCTATGGCATTATTGCGAATTCATTAGCACTCTTAGCAGATGCAGGGCACAATCTCAGCGATGTTTTAGGATTACTCCTAGCTTGGGGAGCAAGTCTTTTAGCTCAACGGCAACCGAGTACACGATATACGTTTGGATTACGTCGATCGTCAATTCTGGCAGCGTTCGCGAATGCAGTCTTTCTCTTTATCGTGTCAGGTGGAGTCGGGTGGGAAGCAATTCAGCGATTTCGTGATCCGGCTCCAGTTGAGGGAGATACAGTGATTATCGTAGCAGCGATCGGAATTGCGATTAATACAATTAGTGCCTTGATGTTTTTGTCAGGGCGAGAGCGCGATTTGAATATTCGCGGCGCTTTTTTGCATTTAGCGGCGGATGCGGGCGTGTCGCTGGGAGTTGTACTAGCAGGAATTGCGATCGTATTGACAGGACAGCAACGGTTTGATCCAGCCACGAGCTTGATTGTGACGATCGTCATTGTCGTCAGCACTTGGCAACTCTTTCGCGATGCCTTGAGTTTGATGACCGATGCAGTTCCCGCAGGCATTGAACCTTTAGCCGTGCGAACCTATCTTTTAGAGCGTCCGGGCGTTACCGGAGTACACGATCTGCACATCTGGGCAATGAGTACGACAGAAACAGCATTGATGGCTCATTTAGTCATACCAAATGGTCATCCAGGCGATGCCTTCTTAGCTGAAATTTATCATGACCTGCATGAAAATTTCAGCATCGAACACGCAACGATTCAAATTGAGTTGGGAGATTCAGGACAGCCCTGTGCGCTCGCGCCAGAGAATGTAGTTTAG